From the Quercus lobata isolate SW786 chromosome 6, ValleyOak3.0 Primary Assembly, whole genome shotgun sequence genome, one window contains:
- the LOC115949883 gene encoding uncharacterized protein LOC115949883: MSCLSWNCRGLGNPQTEEELATLVSKKDPKMVFLMETKVEKNTMERIGRKLQFANIFIVPRVNTGGGLALLWKADCSVDVQSFSGNHIDAIVDHGVDDAWQFTGFYGDPDTASRENSWSLLRALNSRFSLPWLCMGDFNEILLGEEKLGWLDRPERQMQLFRDALDDCRLKDLGFNGYPFTWCNRRPGAHNVWIRLDRGVATVEWMLRFPTSRIHHLDAFHSDHKPILLCTDSELKRFYRRGRPFRFEAMWVKDDSCEQVIQDSWGTARLATSVWGFNNKLESVQGSLQT; the protein is encoded by the coding sequence ATGAGTTGCCTTAGctggaactgtcgtgggcttgggaacccacagACAGAAGAAGAGCTTGCCACGTTGGTGAGCAAAAAAGATCCCAAAATGGTTTTCCTGATGGAAAccaaagttgaaaaaaatactATGGAAAGAATTGGTAGAAAACTGCAGTTTGCTAACATTTTTATTGTTCCTCGTGTTAACACAGGTGGTGGTTTGGCTTTACTTTGGAAGGCAGATTGTTCTGTGGATGTCCAGTCTTTTTCTGGGAATCACATTGATGCTATTGTGGACCATGGAGTTGATGACGCCTGGCAGTTTACGGGTTTCTATGGAGACCCTGACACCGCCAGCCGGGAAAACTCCTGGTCTTTGCTTCGTGCTTTAAATAGTCGCTTCTCTCTTCCTTGGCTTTGTATGGGCGACTTTAATGAAATATTGTTGGGTGAGGAGAAACTTGGCTGGCTTGATCGACCTGAAAGACAGATGCAACTATTTAGAGATGCCTTGGATGATTGTAGATTGAAGGACTTGGGTTTCAATGGCTACCCATTTACATGGTGCAATAGGAGGCCTGGGGCGCACAATGTATGGATCCGCTTGGATAGAGGTGTTGCTACAGTGGAATGGATGTTGAGGTTCCCTACTTCCCGAATCCATCATTTGGATGCTTTTCATTCAGACCACAAGCCTATTTTACTATGCACAGATTCAGAATTGAAACGTTTCTATAGGCGGGGCAGGCCTTTCAGATTTGAGGCCATGTGGGTCAAGGATGATTCATGCGAACAGGTAATCCAAGATTCTTGGGGTACGGCAAGGCTTGCAACCTCGGTTTGGGGGTTTAATAATAAGCTCGAATCTGTCCAAGGTAGTCTGCAAACTTAG